Genomic segment of Mercurialis annua linkage group LG6, ddMerAnnu1.2, whole genome shotgun sequence:
AGTGaattttaagtttttggttagtaactttagattttgttttaattataaagaaaagtaattaatttgatttcgaatatcaaattggctaaagtacagtttagtccctaaattggctaaggtacagtttagtccctaaacttttataaacttaaaatggttaagtttggttgtaacttgggttacttgaaattgaggttattgagttctgcttttaaaatggattattattttatcgaattattttataaatataaactcgggtttatatttgataacgtttgagtcgggttagacttgggtcacccgacaagtgaggttagcttggtagttaatggtaactcggctaacccactatttggaaattatttattatttaaagtattaaataatatttataaaatggattttaaagcgagaactcaatagacttgtattaattgagcgtttctacctattgggtaattttgtgttatttggattgttttattctgacgtgttatttgtgctagtcatatatggtgtctagtactctctagagttagggtctgatttaaAATTGGTTtacatttgtttagactcgtcgagcTGTTCGTGCTTTGGAGTCCAACCGAGTTTAGGTTGCTTGAcaggagttatcacgtggattagcaagcagtgagtttgtactttctatttaccgctttattaagtaaattgttattttaatattaaatatatatactgtacgtatatttcgaactgtttttatattatggcttctagttggaacatgctatctaatgggcatcattaggactgcatgCGCACCGATATTGATCTAGAAAAGGTATGTGATAtatggtggtaactcggtatgagcatagctctcgggactagtagagtaactcggtgtagctcagctgtCGGGACTCTGattatggattaagaatggtcggtggtaactcggtgcagctcagctctcgggaccaggcccatcggattatggttatatttagtaatgTGGATTatggttccaactattatacataatgttgttattaaatgttttaaacggttttaaaggttttccacttgataaatataaatattggtatgaactcatctcagtatatctgaccccgttgtttttgcaatttttccagggttatgatatgagcgagtcaactgctctccgattctttatttcctcggaggttttactttatctAATAAAGTTtcttaaactgattttattcttagaccacagtagtaattagaaatcgtatttgtctaatacttgttatcataattattctactaatttaattgttttgcctttaatataataacttgggttattaaatatttatgctatgactcggaattgatcgaacaattattatataaatgttgtattttatgaactgctaaaACTAGGctaaagtctcggttgcccccgagtattggttccttgcaggtttatgtaattGTTGGTTATTCGCAAggttagctacgggttttggtacaaccatacccataccctagcgccggtcgcggtccttgaaaatgggtcatgacaacGAACATGCACCCAAGGGCCCGAGCGTGCACCCCGACTCTTGTACCCCCGATTGAGTTGTTTTAATAACCGTTTTTCGTACGCGCATACCGAGATTTGAAATCGAATAGTATTCGATTAATTAGAGGCGTTAACCTAAAGAGGTTCAACGAGAATCGATTTAAAAATGGTATTCGATCAGTgaacgagttagataccgtttatcgggataaacACGTGAAAAGCAAGATGAATAATAAGAGTAGTgcgtcgtgtctcgagtctacactactagaaatctgGCCTTTTGCGACGGACGTTTGCGACGGATGTCAAATCCGTCGCAATTTAAACAAGTTTGCGACGGAATCAGCGACGGAAGAAAAATCTGTCGCTGATTCCATTGAAAATGATGGCAGGAAAGCTCCCGCCACATTTGCAACGGAATAGCCGTCGCAGATCCGTCGCTTTCGTGGCGGGACAACTCCCGCCATTTTAAATCCCAAattatttagcgacggattaacaatatccgtcgctaaatgcatTGTTGAATGAAACGAATCGTTTCATTCAACATATTTGCGACGGACGACGGAGTCCGTCGCAAAATTAGGGTAagaaatttgcgacggactcctttattccgtcgcaaaatgtgCTGAATAAAACACACCGTTTCATTAAGCACCATTTGCGACGGACTAAAGGAGTCCGTCACAAATTTCTTACCCTAATTAAAACGCGTGATGCTCCCTTCTacttctatttttctttttgccAAAAACTGCTCCCTTCTTCTTCTCACCGTTCGCTGGTCGCCGCCGTTCGCTGGTCCCCGCCGTTCGCTGCTCGCCGCCGTTCCCTGATCGCCGTCCTCTTCTCGCCGTTCACTGCCTGCCGTTCCCTGGTCGCCGTTTCCTGCTCCCGTTTGCTGCTCGCCGTGTGCCGGTCGCCGCTGTCCTTCTCCTCCTCTCTGCCGCCGTCCTCTGCCGATCACTGCTGCTCGCTTCCATTCGTAGGTTagttgttttttattattaaatcagttaatatatttattaatttgattatgttaaattaattagtatatatagattaattacttaatttaggttaattaatctaatttaatatatatagattaattaattaatttaggttttattaggttagtttatgttaaatttgattatgttaGTTTAAATTAGGTTAGgttagtttatgttaaatttattatgttagtttaaattaaattatagcatattttatatttaattttctgtttttaaattatttaatagttaatttatttttctgtttttaaattatttaataattaggttaatttaatgtaaattatgttgaattcatttttagtattattaaactattaataaaattatgttgttttttaaaaaattgtttaataaagtcgcttgttaatatttttattattgttagttgattaaattaggttaatttgatgataatattataagttGTTTAAATGTTAacaatttatgtttaatttaattagttaattagattAGATAATAATTTAAGATAATCCATTACTCTTTCAATTATTTGCGATAATTTTGGTACATTTGTGTATTGTTATTTTCTTGCAGGaattccctgaaaaatgggtgatactcatttttaggggaagtgctgtcgattttttgttaattatttttaattaatacgTGTTTTTATTTACCATGATAGGTCTGACAGTCGCTGATAGCCCGCGCACCGTGGTTCCGATTGATCtggacgtttcaccttctctTTGCGGTTCTGCCTTTCAACAAGTACGTTTTATCgcttaattaatttgatttaatttagttGGAATAGATTTTATTGATAAGATTCAACCTAAATGAACCTCAggtttattcccaccgaataaaatcgtaaacctagctgtagagttcccgtcccgtgtgttcaagagattgaacgaaacgggattgtacagtttgtacagttcgcaaaactggtgcttccgtaactcgatcacgaaaaaacatatatgtctagtagcggtagaaaaatatttggtagttttccagcgtttgttctccgggtggatgtttAGTATATGTTTTGCAACGCTTATTCCTCGAGGAATATATTATTAGTGTTACAacgcatatactaaatatcgcactgaGGGAGAACAACgtcggaaggctgccgaatatttttctccgttgataggcatatatcgtggccgagttacGGGGCGcctgttttgcgaatgggataccCTACCTTTtaagcagtcaattacattgactttgcttatCTCGAGTGAAAACCTCATCTCTAATTATCCGCGCTACAGAAATGGAGACAGATCGCAGTTGGATGTACAGAAGCCACACAAACGGGTTACTAACCACAGGGTACAAGGATCATGTGAAGGAGTTTATCCGGTTTGCATTACGGCATCCGATTTGTATGAGTGGGGTACAGATAAAATGCTCCTGCCCTAAGAGAGGTTGTCGAAATACAAGCTATCGGGATGTCGATGAGGTGGAATTCCATTTATTGAAGAATGGGTTCGTGAAAGGTTACCAAGTATGGGTTTTTCATGGCGAGGGGAGCGTTTTGAACCCCCCTCCCCTTGCACAGTTATCAGAGCAGGATGTTGAGTTCGACTATGAAAATGAGGGGCCAGGTGAGTTCAGTTCCGCTCAAAGAATGATTCTTGATGCGGCCGGTCCAGAAATAACGTTTCCTAAAGATGAGCTCCCGAATGCTGAAGCTCaaaaattttatgatatgatgcgtgcggctgAAGAAGACATATGGCCTGGGAATAGCAGACACTCTCCATTTTCTGCATCTGCTAAAGTGATGGAGATCAAGTGTCGACATAAGGGTTCAGTAGCTTTAGTTGACGACGTATGCGGATTGATACAGGAGCTGCTCCCGGAGGACAACAAGATGCCTAcgaattttgctaaaattaagaAGCTGGTCAAAGGTTTGGGGTTGCCGGTTGAGGTTATTGACAGTTGTTTCTATAATTGTATGATTTATTGGGGGGAGGACGCGGATCTAACGCACTGCAAAGTTTGCAATTATGCGCGTGGAAACCTGTGACCCACGGAAAATCCACAAAAAGAAAGGCTAACGTGCCATATAGTAAGATGTTCTATTTTCCAATAACTCCGAGGCtacagaggttgtacgcttcgaAAACAACTGCTCggcatatgacgtggcacgcagaCCACGAGATGGATGGTGATAAGATATGCCACCCGTCCGACTCTCCGGCTTGGAAACGTTTTAGTGAACTGTATTCTGAGTTTGCTGATGAAGGAAGAAATATCAGATTAGGCTTATGCTCCGATGGGTTTCAGCCATTTACCAATTTTGGGCAGCAGTATTCCTCGTGGCCGGTCATTTTGACGCCGTACAATCTCCCCccaggcatgtgcatgaaggatgagtttatgtttttaacggTTTTGGTACTGGGGCCTAGAAACCCGAAACACCTAATGGATATCTTCCTAAAGCCGCTGATTGCAGAGTTGAACCAACTGTGGGAATGTGGAGTCCAGACATATGACGTTCATAAGCGTCAGAATTTTCAACTAAAAGCGGCTCTTATgtggacaataaatgactttcccgcttattctATGTTGTCTGGTTGGAGCACTGCTGGTAGAAAAGCATGCCCGTACTGCATGGAAAACACCGATACATTCACACTGGATAAAAGCGGtaaacaatcgtggtttgattgccatcGCAAGTTTTTGCCTCCGAATCACCAATTCCGTCGAAATGTTACTGATTTCCGTAAGGGGAAACGAGAGGTCGGCAAAAGGTTTGCAGGGGTGAGAACTGGAGATGAACTGTTAGCAGA
This window contains:
- the LOC126687674 gene encoding uncharacterized protein LOC126687674, whose translation is METDRSWMYRSHTNGLLTTGYKDHVKEFIRFALRHPICMSGVQIKCSCPKRGCRNTSYRDVDEVEFHLLKNGFVKGYQVWVFHGEGSVLNPPPLAQLSEQDVEFDYENEGPGEFSSAQRMILDAAGPEITFPKDELPNAEAQKFYDMMRAAEEDIWPGNSRHSPFSASAKVMEIKCRHKGSVALVDDVCGLIQELLPEDNKMPTNFAKIKKLVKGRGSNALQSLQLCAWKPVTHGKSTKRKANVPYSKMFYFPITPRLQRLYASKTTARHMTWHADHEMDGDKICHPSDSPAWKRFSELYSEFADEGRNIRLGLCSDGFQPFTNFGQQYSSWPVILTPYNLPPGMCMKDEFMFLTVLVLGPRNPKHLMDIFLKPLIAELNQLWECGVQTYDVHKRQNFQLKAALMWTINDFPAYSMLSGWSTAGRKACPYCMENTDTFTLDKSGKQSWFDCHRKFLPPNHQFRRNVTDFRKGKREVGKRFAGVRTGDELLAEIDRLGFKKEFEPGAKVTNALL